Sequence from the Thermus tengchongensis genome:
TTCCTCCTCCGCTACCTGATGCAGTACACCACCGCCATGCTCACCTTCTGGAGCGAGCGGGCCTCGGCGGTGGAGGAGGTCTTCTTTCTCCTCTACCTCTTCCTCTCGGGGACCATCGCCCCCCTCGAGGTCTTCCCCGAGCCCCTGAGGGCCCTGGCCCTCCTCACCCCCTTTCCCTACCTGGTCTACCTGCCCGCAGGGCTCCTGGCGGGGCAGGAGGTGGGCCTCTTTCCCGGCGTCTGGGTGATGCTCTTCTGGGGCCTGGTCTTCCTCCTCCTCTGGCGGCTTCTCTGGCGCTTGGGCCTAAGGCGCTACTCGGGGATGGGGGCATAATGAGCCTATGGCCACCCGCTACCGCTTCCGCGTGGAGGAGTTTGAGCGGGCCTTCCGGGATGTACCCCGGGTGGAGCTCCTAAAGGGAGAGGTCTACCAGATGAGCCCCATTGGACCCAAGCACTTTCTTGCGGTGATGCGCCTCGACCATAGGTTGAAGGAGGCCCTCCAAGGAAAGGCCTTGGTGGCGGTGCAGTCCCCCCTTTACCTTTCGGAGGATTCCGAGTCCGAACCCGATCTCCTGGTGCTTCAACCTCCCCTGGAACGCTACGAGGGCCGGCTCCCCCGCCCTGAGGATGTTCTCCTCCTTGTGGAGGTCGCCGACACCTCCTTGGCGTTTGACCGGGAGGTGAAGCTTCCCCTCTACGCCGAGGCCGGCATCCCCGAGGTCTGGCTGGTGAACCTCAAGGAGAACCTCCTGGAGGTCTACCGGGAGCCCAAGGAGGGGCGCTACCGGGCCATCCGCCTCCTCTCCCCCTCCGAGACCGTAAGCCCCTTGGCCTTCCCCGAGGTCAGCCTGCCCTGGGCGTAGCCTCCCGCACCGGGTAGAGGAGGGCGTAGGCGTAGCCGTCGGTGAGGGCCTTTAGGGAGGCCTCGAGGATGTTCTCGCTGGCCCCCACGGTGGCGAAGCGCTCTTCTCCCCGCTTCATCTCCACCATCACCCGCACCCCGGAGTTGGTGCCCGCCTCCTGGCCCGCAAGGATGCGCACCTTATAGTCGGCAAGCTCCACGTCGGCAAGCTCCGGGTAAAACTGCAAGACCGCCTTGCGGAAGGCCTTATCCAGGGCGGAAACCGGGCCGAAGGGGCTTTCCGCCGCCGTGTGCTGCAAGCTTTCCCCCACCCTCACCCGCACCGTGGCCTCGGCCCAGGCGGTGGCGAGGCCCGAGCCGTGCACGAAAACGGAAAACCCCTCCACGGCAAAAGGCAGGCTTCCCCCTTTGAGGCGGTGGGCCAGGAGGTAGAAGCTGGCCTCGGCCCCCTCAAAGGCGTAGCCCTCGTACTCCAAGGCCTTCACCTCGTCCAGGAGGCGCTTGGCCTCCTCCTTGGAGAGGTCCACCCCCAGCTCCTGCAGCTTGGCCAGGAGGTTGGAGCGCCCCGCCACATCGGAAACCAGAAACCGGCGGCTATTCCCTACCCAATCAGGAGGGATGTGCTCGTAGGTGCGGGGGTTCTTGAGGACGGCGGAAACGTGCACCCCCGCCTTGTGGGCAAAGGCCGACTCCCCCACGTAGGGGGCGCGGCGGTTGGGGGTCTGGTTGGCCCGCTCGTCCACGAAGTGGGAAAGCTCCTTCAGGCCCTTGAGCCGCTCCGGGGGGAGGGCGGGGATGCCGTACTTGAAGACCAAGGCGGGGAGGAAGCTGGTGAGGTTCAGGTTGCCGCACCGCTCCCCGTACCCGTTGATGGTGCCCTGGGCGTGGGTGGCCCCGGCCCGCACCGCCGCCAGGGCGTTGGCCACCGCCAGCTCGGCGTCGTTGTGGGGGTGGATGCCGATGCGCACCCCAGGAAAGCGCTCCACCACCGCTTTGGTGATGGCATAGACCTCCTCGGGCAAGGTGCCCCCGTTGGTGTCGCAGAGGACCAGGGTGTCGGCTCCCCCCTCCCGGGCGGCCTCGAGGGTTTCCAAAGCGTACCCAGGGTCCTCCTTGTACCCGTCGAAGAAGTGCTCGGCGTCGTAAATGACCCGCTTGCCCCGCTGGGCAAAGAAGGACACCGTGTCCTGGATCATGCGGAGGTTCTCCTCCAAGGAGGTTTCCAAGGCCTCCAGCACGTGTAGGGTCCAGCTCTTGCCGAAGAGGACCACCACCGGGGTTTCCGCCTCCAAAAGGGCCAGGACCGAGGGATCCTCCTCGGGAAGGAGGCCCTTCCGCCGCGTGGCGCCGAAGGCGCAAAGCCGGGCCTCCCCCAGGTCCACCCCCTTCATGCGCTGGAAGAACTCGGCGTCCTTGGGGTTGGACCCCGGCCAACCCCCCTCGATGAGGTGGATGCCGAAGGCGGCAAGCCGCCGGGCAATGGCCACCTTGTCGTCCACGGAAAGGCTGATGCCTTCCCCTTGGGTTCCGTCCCTCAGGGTGGTGTCGAGAATTTCCACCATCGCTTCCTCCCCCCTAAGGCCCCTCGCCCAACCAGGGGCCTCATCCTTTCGTCCAACGCCTCCTTCCTCCCCTCGGTGGAAGGCCCCACCCCGACGGCGTCAGGGTGGGGTGGCCTCAAACCCCTCGCTGGACCTCCTCGATGGAGGGGGGGTGACGGGTGGCGCGGCCTGAGGCCAGCTTGCCCGCGGCGTCCAAGAAGGCCAGGGCGCTGGCCTCGATGATGTCGGGGGAAACCCCCACCCCCACCGCCTGGAGCTCCCCCAGCCGCAGGCGCACCGTCACCTGGCCCAAGGCCTCGGTGGAGCCGGTGATGGCCTCCACCCGGTAGAGCTCCAGCTCGGGCCTGAGGCCGATGGCCTCCTCCAAGGCCTTGTACACGGCGTCCACGGGGCCATCCCCGGTGTGGGTGGCCACCCGCACCCCATCGGGGGTCTTCACCTTCACCGTGGCCGTGGGCAGAAGGCCGGAGCCGGAGAAGAACTGCACGTGCTCCAGGGCGAAGAACTGGGAGGCGGGCTCCCGCTCGCTCTCCACCAGGGCCTGGAGCTCCTCGGCGGAGAGGGGGCCTTTTTTCTCGGCAATCTCCTTGAAGCGGGAGAAGAGGACCTTGAGCTGATCCTCGGTGAGGTCCTTGTAGCCCAGGTCCTCGAGGGCCTTCTTGAAGGCCGCCCGCCCGGAGTGCTTGCCCAGCACGATCACGGCGGGCCGCCGCCCGATGAGCTCGGCGTCCATGATCTCGTAGGTGGAGCGGTGCTTCAAGACGCCGTCTTGGTGGATGCCGGACTCGTGGGCGAAGGCATTGTCCCCCACGATGGCCTTGTTGGGGGGCACGGGCATGCCGGTGTAGCGCTCCACCAGCCGGGAAACCCGGTAGATCTCTCGGGTGTTGATCTGGGTCTTGGCCTTGTACCAGTCCCGGCGCACGTAAAGGGCCATGACCACCTCTTCCAAGGAGGTGTTGCCCGCCCGCTCGCCGATGCCGTTGATGGTGCACTCCACCTGGCCCGCGCCGTTCTCGATCCCCGCCAGGGCGTTGGCGGTGGCCAGGCCCAGGTCGTCGTGGGTGTGGGTGGAGATGATCACGTTCCGGCCCCGCACCACCTCGTCGCGGATGCGGCGGATGAGGGCCCCGTACTCATTGGGCGTACCGTACCCCGTGGTATCGGGAATGTTGATGGTGGTGGCCCCGGCCTCGATGGCCACCTCGTAGAGGCGCTTCACGAAGTCCCAGTCCGCCCGCATCACGTCCTGGGCGGAAAACTCCACGTCGTCCACGTACTGCCTGGCGTAGCGGACCATCCGGTCCGCCATCTCCAAGACCTCCTCCTCGGTCTTCTTCAGCATGTACTCGAGGTGGATCTTGGAAGCCGAGGTGAAGACGTGGATGCGGGGTTTTTCCGCCTTCTCCAGGGCCTTGGCCGCCTGGTCGATGTCCAGGGTGTGGGTGCGGGCCAAGGCGGCGATGATGGGCCCCTTTACCTCGGCGGCGATGCGGCGTACCGCTTCAAACTCCAAGGGCCCGGATACGGGGAAGCCCGCCTCAATGATGTCCACGTTGAGCCGGGCCAGGGCGTGGGCGATCTCCAGCTTCTGGTCCAGGGAAAGGGCCACCCCTGGGCTCTGTTCCCCATCCCTCAGCGTGGTGTCAAAGATTCGGATGTGCCTTTCCATTTCTCCCTCCCCAAAAACGCACCAGGCCCCCCACCTGGGGGGCCTTTTTGCCCAAGCTAGCCTACCTCCTCCAATACCCTTGCCCGCAGGAAGGGCATCATGGCCCGAAGCCTCGCCCCCACCTCCTCGATGGGGTGCTCCTTCCAGCGCTTGCGGT
This genomic interval carries:
- a CDS encoding Uma2 family endonuclease, producing the protein MATRYRFRVEEFERAFRDVPRVELLKGEVYQMSPIGPKHFLAVMRLDHRLKEALQGKALVAVQSPLYLSEDSESEPDLLVLQPPLERYEGRLPRPEDVLLLVEVADTSLAFDREVKLPLYAEAGIPEVWLVNLKENLLEVYREPKEGRYRAIRLLSPSETVSPLAFPEVSLPWA
- the cimA gene encoding citramalate synthase, producing the protein MVEILDTTLRDGTQGEGISLSVDDKVAIARRLAAFGIHLIEGGWPGSNPKDAEFFQRMKGVDLGEARLCAFGATRRKGLLPEEDPSVLALLEAETPVVVLFGKSWTLHVLEALETSLEENLRMIQDTVSFFAQRGKRVIYDAEHFFDGYKEDPGYALETLEAAREGGADTLVLCDTNGGTLPEEVYAITKAVVERFPGVRIGIHPHNDAELAVANALAAVRAGATHAQGTINGYGERCGNLNLTSFLPALVFKYGIPALPPERLKGLKELSHFVDERANQTPNRRAPYVGESAFAHKAGVHVSAVLKNPRTYEHIPPDWVGNSRRFLVSDVAGRSNLLAKLQELGVDLSKEEAKRLLDEVKALEYEGYAFEGAEASFYLLAHRLKGGSLPFAVEGFSVFVHGSGLATAWAEATVRVRVGESLQHTAAESPFGPVSALDKAFRKAVLQFYPELADVELADYKVRILAGQEAGTNSGVRVMVEMKRGEERFATVGASENILEASLKALTDGYAYALLYPVREATPRAG
- a CDS encoding 2-isopropylmalate synthase gives rise to the protein MERHIRIFDTTLRDGEQSPGVALSLDQKLEIAHALARLNVDIIEAGFPVSGPLEFEAVRRIAAEVKGPIIAALARTHTLDIDQAAKALEKAEKPRIHVFTSASKIHLEYMLKKTEEEVLEMADRMVRYARQYVDDVEFSAQDVMRADWDFVKRLYEVAIEAGATTINIPDTTGYGTPNEYGALIRRIRDEVVRGRNVIISTHTHDDLGLATANALAGIENGAGQVECTINGIGERAGNTSLEEVVMALYVRRDWYKAKTQINTREIYRVSRLVERYTGMPVPPNKAIVGDNAFAHESGIHQDGVLKHRSTYEIMDAELIGRRPAVIVLGKHSGRAAFKKALEDLGYKDLTEDQLKVLFSRFKEIAEKKGPLSAEELQALVESEREPASQFFALEHVQFFSGSGLLPTATVKVKTPDGVRVATHTGDGPVDAVYKALEEAIGLRPELELYRVEAITGSTEALGQVTVRLRLGELQAVGVGVSPDIIEASALAFLDAAGKLASGRATRHPPSIEEVQRGV